The Streptomyces sp. NBC_01276 genome contains the following window.
CCGTGCAGGGTCTCGTACAGCGGCTTCCCGACGACCGGGGTGCGCTCCAGGAGGTCCTTGCCGCGGGCCAGGAAGCGCTCGTAGCCGTCCGTGGTGCGCAGGGTCGCGAGATGGTTCGCGAGGCCGCCGATGGTGGGGCCGTACGAACGCTCGTTGTCGTTGACGACGATGACCAGCGGGCGGTCCTTGGCGGCGGCGATGTTGTTCAGCGCTTCCCAGGCCATGCCGCCCGTCAGCGCGCCGTCGCCGATGACGGCGGCGACGTGGTGGTCCTCGCGGCCGAGCACCTCGTTGGCCTTGGCGAAGCCGTCGGCCCAGCCCAGCACCGTGGAGGCGTGCGAGTTCTCGATCACGTCGTGCTCGGACTCGGCGCGGGAGGGGTAACCGGACAGGCCGCCCTTGCTGCGCAGGTCGGAGAAGTCCTGGCGGCCCGTGAGCAGCTTGTGGACGTAGGCCTGGTGGCCGGTGTCGAAGAGGACCTTGTCCTTGGGCGATTCGAAGACCCGGTGCAGGGCGATCGTCAGTTCGACCACGCCGAGGTTGGGGCCGAGGTGCCCGCCGGTCTTGGAGACGGCGTCGACGAGGAAGGACCTGATCTCGGCCGCGAGCTGGTTGAGCTCCTCCTGGCCGAGCCGGTCCAGATCGCGCGGTCCCTTGATGCGGGTCAGCAGCACCCGTGCCTCCTTGCAGTTGCTTGCTGGTCTGTCGAGTCTAATGTTCCGCCCGCGAGGGCGGTCATCGGGCGGTACCGCGAGGGTCACACCTTTGTCATACCTGTACACCTCATCCGGGAATCACACCTCCCAAACGGGCGTATATCCGTACAGTCGTGCGTATCGATCTACGCACAGGTGCCCGGTGCCACACGAAGTGGCACCGGGCACTGTGACGGGTCTTACCGTCCCGCGTGGCCCCGGGGGGCCCGCGGTCAGGCGCGTCCTGCGGTCTTCTGGGTCTTGCGCGTCACCGAGTCGATGACGACCGTGGCCAGCAGTACGGCACCGGTGATCATGTACTGGATGGGCGTCGCGATCCCCTCCAGGGCCAGACCGTACTGGATGGAGGTGATGACCATGACGCCGAGGAGGGCGTTCCAGGTCCGGCCCCGGCCGCCGAAGAGGCTGGTGCCGCCGATGACGGCCGCCGCGATGACGTTCATCAGCAGGTCACCGGCGCCGGCGCTCTGGTTGGCCGCCGCGATCTTGGAGGCCCAGAAGAGCCCGCCGACGGCGGCGAAGGTGCCGGCGATGGAGAACACGGCGATGCGGATCCCGGCCACGTTGATGCCCGCGCGGCGGGAGGCCTCGACGCTGCCGCCGAGGGCGAAGACGTTGCGGCCGAAGGTGGTGCGGCGCAGCAGGAAGTCCGTGCCGACCAGCGCCAGCACGAAGAGCACCACCGCGAGCGGCAGGCCCTTGTACTGGTTGAACACGGCGGCGGGCCCGAAGGTGAAGAGCGCGAGCACGCCGGTGCGCAGCAGGATCTCGGTCAGCGGCCGCGAGGGGACCCCGGCGGCCTCCCTGCGGCGGTTGTCGAAGAAGGTGGCGAGGAAGTACGCCGCCACGGCGAGCGCCGCGAGACCGTAACCGGCCGCCACGTCCGAGAAGTAGTACGTGGTCAGCTGCCCGACCACGCCGTCGGGGTCGAGGTTGATGGTGCCGTTGCTGCCGAGGATCTGCAGCATCGCGCCCGACCAGAACAGCAGGCCGGACAGGGTGACCGCGAAGGCCGGGGCTCCGATCTTGGCGAAGAAGAAGCCGTGGATGGCGCCGATGAGGGCGCCGCCGGCGACGGCGGCGAGGATCGCGAGCCACTCGTTCACGCCGTGGGTGACGGCGAGGACGGCGACGATCGCACCCGAGACACCGCTGACGGATCCGACGGAGAGGTCGATCTCGCCGAGCAGCAGCACGAAGATGATGCCGACGGCCATCATGCCGGTGGCGACCATCGTGATCGCGATGTTGGTGAGGTTCTCCGGGGAGAGGAAGTTCGAGTTCAGGCTCTGGAAGATGCTCCAGATGACGATCAGCCCGAGGACGACCGGGAGGGAGCCCAGGTCGCCGGCCTTCAGCTTGCGCCCGAACTCGTTGAGGTAGCCGCTCAGGCCCTGCTCGCGCACGAGCAGGCGGGGGTCCACGGCGGGGATGGCGTCCGCCGCCGCTGCCGGGTTGACCGGGTCGACGTGCTGCTGCGTCCCCTTGTCGAGGGGATCGGCGGCAGGCTGGTGGGTGCTCACTTGCGGGCCTCCCCGGTACGGGCCGCCCGGCGGGTCACGGCGTTGTCCGTGGCCCCGGTGATGGCGGAGATGATCTCTTCCTGCGAGGTGTCGGCGACGTTGAAGACACCGTTGTTGCGGCCCAGCCGCAGCACCGCCACCTTGTCGGCGACGGCCTTCACATCGGCCATGTTGTGGCTGATGAGGATGACGGCGTGGCCGCGCTCGCGCAGCCGCTCCACCAGGTCGAGGACCTGTGCGGTCTGCTCGACGCCGAGGGCGGCGGTGGGCTCGTCGAGGATGACGAGCCGGGGCTCGCCGAGCATCGAACGGGCGATCGCCACGGTCTGGCGCTGGCCGCCCGAGAGCGAGGCGATGGGGATCCGGACACTGGGGATCCGGATGGACAGGGTGGTCAGGAGCTCGCGGGCGCGGCGCTCCATCTCCACCTCGTCGAGGACGCCGAAGCGCTTGAGCTCACGGCCGAGGAAGAGGTTGCCGACGACGTCGATGTTGTCGCACAGCGCGAGGTCCTGGTAGACCGTCGCGATGCCCAGGTTCTGGGCGTCGTGGGGCTTTCCGATGGAGACCGGGCGGCCGTCCCACTCGATGACGCCGTCATCGATGGGGTGCACGCCGGCGATCGTCTTGACCAGCGTGGACTTGCCGGCGCCGTTGTCGCCGACCAGGGCGACCACCTCACCGGAGTGGATTTCGAGTTCTACGTCGGTCAGGGCCTGAACGGCGCCGAACCGCTTCGAAACCCCTCGCAACGCCAGCACGGGCGCAGCGGACACATGAACCATCTCCTTCGCCGCCTGACCGGCGGGGATGTCGTGCAAAAGAGCAGGAGCGGGGCGGATGGGGGACACGGAAAGAAGGTGAATCGTTTCTGCCCAGCGCCCCGCGGGTGGCGGGATGAAGGTGCGGGGCGCCGGGCAGGCGCGGGGCGTCTCGCTGGAGGAGACGTTTCTTCACACGGGCGTTCGCGCGGGGGGCCTCGGAGGACCTCCTCGGGGCCCCTCGGGAGCCCCGGCGGACGGTCCTACTTCAGGCCGAGGGTGGCGCAGGCGGCCGCGTACTTGTCGGTGCAGATCTCTTCGACCGTGTAGACGCCGTCCTTGACGACGGTGTCCTTGATGTTGCTCTTGGTGAGCGAGACGACCGGGATCAGCACGGACGGCACGGCCTTGGTGGTCGGGCTGTCGATGTTGTTGTTGATGATCCCGTCGATCTTCTCGCCCTTGGCGAGGGCGACGGCCATCTCCGCGGCGGCCGAGGCCTCCGGGGCGTACGGCTTGTAGACGCTCATGAACTGCTCGCCCGCCACGATGCGCTGCACACCGGCGAGTTCGGCGTCCTGGCCGGTGACCGGGGGCAGGGGGGAGAGCCCGGCGGCCTTGAGGGCGGTGATGATGCCGCCGGCCATGCCGTCGTTGGCGGAGTAGACGCCGGTCACCTTGTCCTTGCCGAGCGCGGAGAGCGCGCCCGCCATGTTGGTGTTGGCGTTCTCCGGCTTCCACTCCTTGGTGTCGTACTCCTTGCCGATGGTCACCTTGCCGTCGAGGACGGAGTGCGCGCCCTTCTTGAACAGCGCGGCGTTCGGGTCGGTGACGGAGCCGTTCATCATGACGATCTGGCCGTCCTTGGCCTTGTCGCCCAGGGCCTCCAGGAGCGCCTTGCCCTGGACCTTGCCGACCTCTTCGTTGTCGAAGGAGGTGTAGGCGTCGATCGGGCCCTCGGCCAGGCGGTCGTAGGCGACGACCGGAATGCCGGCGTCCTTGGCCTTCTTGACCGCGCCCGCGATGGCCTTGGCGTCGACCGCGTCGACGATCAGGACGTTCACCTTGTTGGTGATCATCGTGTCGACCTGCGAGTTCTGCGTGGTCGCGTCCTGCTTGGCGTTGGCGTAGACGACCTCGGCCTTGCCGCCGGTCAGGTCCTTGACCTTCTTCTCGATCAGCGGCTTGTCGAACTTCTCGTAGCGCGCGGTCTGGTTCTCCGGCAGGAGCAGACCGACCTTGATCGCGTCACCGACGGCGGCGCCCGAGGCCTTCTTCTCCCCGCCCGCCTCCTTGGCACTGCCACAGGCGGCCAGCGAGACGGCCATGGCACCGGCGGCGACGGCTACGGCGGCTCTGCGCATACGCGTGTTCATTGGTTGAACCTCCCTGACGAGGCCGCAACACCGCGGCCGAGGTGGGTGTGAGTCAACCCCGGCCGCGAGTTTGCCGTCAAGGAGTGAATCCTTAACGAGATGACAACGGTGCCATCCGTTATCTAACTGAAGACATGAGCGCGGGAGCGCGCACTCCGATCCCATTTTCCGCCAAAAGCGTCGAATCACCCATCTCGCTGAGTACGAGGGCCAGCGCGCCGAGCACTTCCGCACGGCTGCCCAGCGACCCCGTCAGCACCGACAACTGCCGGGCCGCGCTGGGGATGGCGTACCTCCCCACGGATTCGCGGATCGGAGCCAGCACGAGCTCTCCCGCCTCGGCCAGCGAGCCCCCCAGCACCACCCTGCTCGGGTTCAGGAGGTTGCAGAGGCTGGCCACCCCGCTGCCGACGTGCCGGCCGACGTCACTGATGACCCGGCGGCAGCCCGGATCGCCCTCGCGGGCCAGCTCGACCACCCGCTCCATCGTCAACTCCGGGCCGTGACTGCCCTGGAGCAGCGGCAGCACGTAGCGGGCGGCGGCGAAGGTCTCCAGGCAGCCGCGGTTGCCGCAGCGGCAGACCGGACCGGACTCGTCCAGGGTGATGTGCCCGATCTCCCCGGCGGTGCCGCCCGGTCCCCGGTAGATCTGCCCGTTGATCACCAGGCCCGCGCCCACGCCGCTGGCCACCTTGATGTACGCCAGGTCCTTGACCCCCCGGCCGCTCCCCCACACGAGTTCGCCGAGCGCCCCGAGGTTCGCGTCGTTGTCCACGTAGACGGGCACGCCGAGGCGCTGCGAGAGTTCCCGGCGCGGGTTGATCCCGGCCCAGCCCGGCAGGATCGCGGTCGACCCCAGGGTGCCCGACTCCACGTCGATGGGACCGGGGACGCCGAGCCCGACGCCGATGACCTTGTCCCGGCCCACGCCCACGCCCTCGATCAGGCGGCCGACCAGCGCCTCCGCCCGGTCGAACCCGTCCACCCAGGAGGCGTCCACGTCCAGCGGCTCGGACTCCTCCGCCAGGACCTGGTGCGCGAGGTTGCCGACGGCCACCCGCAGGTGGGTGTGGCCGAAGTCCACGCCGATCACGATGCCCGCGTCCCCGCTGAGCGAGACGCTGCGGGCCCGGCGGCCGCCGGCCGAGGTGTCCGTGACCTCTACGGTCCCGGCCTCTTTGAGCTCACGGACGATGTTGGAGACCGTGGCCGCCGACAGTCCGGTGGTGCGGGCGATCTCCGCCTGGGTCAGCGAACCCGCGAGGCGCACGGCCCGCACGACGCGTTCGAGGTTCGCGCGATGCAGCGAGGACTGCGATCCGGGAGTCTGCACGACTCATCCACTCCTGCCCTTAAGCGACGGCCAGCCGTCGCCCCCCGGCCGGTCGTCGCGGCTGCGCGCTCCGAGACCCCGGCATCTCTCCAACTTGTGAACCTTAAGTCGAGCCTTTGGGTATCCGGACGTCAAGAGGCTGACGCAGCACGAATCGGACACCAGTGGCCAAAAGGAGGAAACAGCGGCCTCCTGGATCGTGCTACGGTCGCTGAGGCGCCGGTCCTCTGCGGCCTTTCCGGCCGGACCTGGCGCCCTGTGATGACGGCGCTACGCAAGGAGGTGTTCGGGATGAGTCCCGATCGAAGTCTTTGCAGCGCTCGTGTCGGCTGACCCGTTGATCAGCTGACCTCCACCTGAACGCGCACGGCGGTGCTCCGCCGTCTGCGTGCATCCTTTCATTCCTTCCGCATGCCCTGCACCTCGTGACGGGCTGCGTCATCCATGCCCCTCGGCGCATCCGCGGCCTTCCGTGCCCCCGTGCGCCGCGCCACGACCACTCCACGTGACCGGCCGGCTCCGCGCCGCCCGGACACCGTGGAGGGAGGTAGTCGTCATGACGATGCTCACCCCTCGTTCCCCCACGAAGCTCGCCCCGCCGGGCCGCTCCCGCCGCGAGCGCAAGGCCTCCGAGCTGGAAGCCGCGACCCGCCTCGTCGGCGAGCGGCTCGTCGGCATCAGCTCCCGCCCCGTCGTCCGGGTCCTCCAGGACGCGGACACCTCGTACAACGGCCTCACCCACGACGAGGCGGCGCTTCGCCTGCAGCGGCACGGCGCCAACACCGTCGCCCACGAGCGCGCCCCGCACTGGTCCGCCCAGCTCGCGAAGGCGTTCTGGAACCCCTTCATCGGCGTACTGGTCTTCCTGGCCGCCGTCATGTTCTGGCAGGATCCCGCGGACCCCGGCGTCATCATCCTCTCCGTGATGGTGGGGCTCAGCGGGCTGCTGCGCTTCTGGCAGGAGTACCGCTCGGGCCGGGCCGCCGAGGCGCTGAAGAAGCTCGTCACCACCACCTGCGCGGTGCAGCGCCGGGCCGGCAGCGGCTCGGGCCCCACCACCTTCGAGGTGCCCATGGACCAGGTGGTCCCGGGCGACCTGGTCAAGCTGGCCGCCGGCGATCTGATCCCGGCCGACCTGCGGATCCTCACCTCGAAGGACCTGATGGTCTCCCAGGCCGCGCTCTCCGGCGAGTCGCTGCCGGTGGCCAAGGCCGACACCCGCGCCGAGGACCTCGGCCAGCACGCCACCACCGACCCGGTCGAGGCCGACAACCTCTGCCTGATGGGCACCTCCGTCACCTCCGGCACCGCGACCGGCGTGGTCGTCGCCACCGGCGCCGACACCTACTTCGGCTCGATGGCCGGCTCGCTGGTCGGCGAGCGCCCGCAGACCAACTTCGACAACGGCGTGCGCCGGGTCAGCTTCCTGCTGATCCGCTTCATGCTGGTGATGGTCCCCGTCGTCTTCATGATCAACGGCTTCACCAAGGGCGACTGGAACGAAGCTTTCCTCTTCGGTATCGCCGTCGCGGTGGGCCTGACCCCCGAGATGCTGCCGATGGTGGTCTCCGCCAACCTGGCGCGCGGCGCGGTGGCCATGTCCAAGCGGAAGGTCGTCGTCAAGCGGCTCAACGCGATCCAGAACCTGGGCGCGATGGACGTCCTGTGCACCGACAAGACCGGCACCCTCACCGAGGACCGCATCGTCCTGGACCGCTACCTGGACGTCCACGGCAACGAGGACGGCGAGGTCCTGGAGTACGGCTACCTCAACGCCCACTTCCAGACCGGCCTGAGGAACCTGATGGACCGGGCGGTCATCAACCGCGTGGACGAGGCCGAGGAGGTTGTCGTCGACGCACGGTTCTCGATGGTCGACGAGATCCCCTTCGACTTCGCCCGGCGCCGGATGTCCGTGGTCCTGAACCGCAACAGCGTGCTCGGCGCCGGCGGCCGCGCCGAGCACGTGATGATCACCAAGGGTGCGGTCGAGGAGGTCCTCGACCTGTGCACCCACATGAGGGACCGCGGCGAGAAGGTCGAACTGACCGATCAGCTGCGGTGGCACGTCACCCGGATCGCCGAGGACAACAACCGGCGGGGCCTGCGGGTCCTGGCCGTCGCCACCCGTACGGTCGCCGCCCCGCGCGACACCTACTCCGTGGCCGACGAGGACGGTCTGACCCTGGTCGGCTTCCTCGCCTTCCTCGACCCGCCGAAGGCCTCCGCGGCCGCGGCCCTGCGCGGCCTGGCCGACAAGGGCATCGCCGTGAAGGTGGTCACCGGCGACAACGAGCTGGTGGCGGCCCGGGTCTGCGCCGACGTCGGCATCGAGGTGGGCCACGTGGTCGCGGGCGCCGAGCTGGACGGCCTCGACGAGGTGGCGCTGCGCGCGCTGGCCGCCCGTACGACGGTCTTCGCCAAGGTCAACCCCGTCCAGAAGGCCCGTATCGTGCGGGCGCTGCAGGCCGAGGGGCACACGGTCGGCTTCCTCGGGGACGGGATCAACGACGCGGCGGCGCTGCGCGACGCCGACGTCGGCATCTCGGTCGACACCGCCGTCGACATCGCCAAGGAGTCGGCGGACATCATCCTGCTGGAGAAGGACCTGACCGTCCTGGAGCAGGGTGTCGTCCAGGGCCGGACCACCTTCGGCAACACCATCAAGTACATCAAGATGACGGCCTCGTCGAACTTCGGCAACGTCTTCTCGGTGCTGGTGGCCAGCGCCTTCATCCCCTTCCAGCCGATGCTCGCGATCATGCTGCTGGTGCAGAACCTGGTCTACGACATCGCCCAGCTGGCCACCCCGTGGGACCGGATGGACGAGGAGTACCTGCGCAAGCCGCGGAACTGGGACGCCAAGGGCATCTTCCGTTTCATGGTGACCATCGGGCCCATCAGCTCGATCTTCGACATCGCCATGTTCCTGATCATGTGGAACGTCTTCGCCGCCGACAACGAGGCCGCCCAGTCGCTCTTCCAGTCCGGCTGGTTCGTCGAGGGCCTGCTCTCGCAGACGCTGGTCGTCCACATGATCCGTACCCGCAAGATCCCCTTCCTCCAGTCGCGGGCCTCCTGGCCGGTGATGGTGATGACCGTCCTCGCGGTGCTGACCGGGCTCTGGCTGCCCTTCTCCCCGCTGGCTCCCTCGCTGGGCTTCGTGGCCCTGCCGGCGAGCTACTTCCCCTGGCTGATCGTCGTGCTCCTCGCGTACTGCA
Protein-coding sequences here:
- a CDS encoding sugar ABC transporter permease, with translation MSTHQPAADPLDKGTQQHVDPVNPAAAADAIPAVDPRLLVREQGLSGYLNEFGRKLKAGDLGSLPVVLGLIVIWSIFQSLNSNFLSPENLTNIAITMVATGMMAVGIIFVLLLGEIDLSVGSVSGVSGAIVAVLAVTHGVNEWLAILAAVAGGALIGAIHGFFFAKIGAPAFAVTLSGLLFWSGAMLQILGSNGTINLDPDGVVGQLTTYYFSDVAAGYGLAALAVAAYFLATFFDNRRREAAGVPSRPLTEILLRTGVLALFTFGPAAVFNQYKGLPLAVVLFVLALVGTDFLLRRTTFGRNVFALGGSVEASRRAGINVAGIRIAVFSIAGTFAAVGGLFWASKIAAANQSAGAGDLLMNVIAAAVIGGTSLFGGRGRTWNALLGVMVITSIQYGLALEGIATPIQYMITGAVLLATVVIDSVTRKTQKTAGRA
- a CDS encoding ATP-binding cassette domain-containing protein, producing MVHVSAAPVLALRGVSKRFGAVQALTDVELEIHSGEVVALVGDNGAGKSTLVKTIAGVHPIDDGVIEWDGRPVSIGKPHDAQNLGIATVYQDLALCDNIDVVGNLFLGRELKRFGVLDEVEMERRARELLTTLSIRIPSVRIPIASLSGGQRQTVAIARSMLGEPRLVILDEPTAALGVEQTAQVLDLVERLRERGHAVILISHNMADVKAVADKVAVLRLGRNNGVFNVADTSQEEIISAITGATDNAVTRRAARTGEARK
- a CDS encoding sugar ABC transporter substrate-binding protein yields the protein MNTRMRRAAVAVAAGAMAVSLAACGSAKEAGGEKKASGAAVGDAIKVGLLLPENQTARYEKFDKPLIEKKVKDLTGGKAEVVYANAKQDATTQNSQVDTMITNKVNVLIVDAVDAKAIAGAVKKAKDAGIPVVAYDRLAEGPIDAYTSFDNEEVGKVQGKALLEALGDKAKDGQIVMMNGSVTDPNAALFKKGAHSVLDGKVTIGKEYDTKEWKPENANTNMAGALSALGKDKVTGVYSANDGMAGGIITALKAAGLSPLPPVTGQDAELAGVQRIVAGEQFMSVYKPYAPEASAAAEMAVALAKGEKIDGIINNNIDSPTTKAVPSVLIPVVSLTKSNIKDTVVKDGVYTVEEICTDKYAAACATLGLK
- a CDS encoding ROK family protein, whose protein sequence is MQTPGSQSSLHRANLERVVRAVRLAGSLTQAEIARTTGLSAATVSNIVRELKEAGTVEVTDTSAGGRRARSVSLSGDAGIVIGVDFGHTHLRVAVGNLAHQVLAEESEPLDVDASWVDGFDRAEALVGRLIEGVGVGRDKVIGVGLGVPGPIDVESGTLGSTAILPGWAGINPRRELSQRLGVPVYVDNDANLGALGELVWGSGRGVKDLAYIKVASGVGAGLVINGQIYRGPGGTAGEIGHITLDESGPVCRCGNRGCLETFAAARYVLPLLQGSHGPELTMERVVELAREGDPGCRRVISDVGRHVGSGVASLCNLLNPSRVVLGGSLAEAGELVLAPIRESVGRYAIPSAARQLSVLTGSLGSRAEVLGALALVLSEMGDSTLLAENGIGVRAPALMSSVR
- the mgtA gene encoding magnesium-translocating P-type ATPase — translated: MTMLTPRSPTKLAPPGRSRRERKASELEAATRLVGERLVGISSRPVVRVLQDADTSYNGLTHDEAALRLQRHGANTVAHERAPHWSAQLAKAFWNPFIGVLVFLAAVMFWQDPADPGVIILSVMVGLSGLLRFWQEYRSGRAAEALKKLVTTTCAVQRRAGSGSGPTTFEVPMDQVVPGDLVKLAAGDLIPADLRILTSKDLMVSQAALSGESLPVAKADTRAEDLGQHATTDPVEADNLCLMGTSVTSGTATGVVVATGADTYFGSMAGSLVGERPQTNFDNGVRRVSFLLIRFMLVMVPVVFMINGFTKGDWNEAFLFGIAVAVGLTPEMLPMVVSANLARGAVAMSKRKVVVKRLNAIQNLGAMDVLCTDKTGTLTEDRIVLDRYLDVHGNEDGEVLEYGYLNAHFQTGLRNLMDRAVINRVDEAEEVVVDARFSMVDEIPFDFARRRMSVVLNRNSVLGAGGRAEHVMITKGAVEEVLDLCTHMRDRGEKVELTDQLRWHVTRIAEDNNRRGLRVLAVATRTVAAPRDTYSVADEDGLTLVGFLAFLDPPKASAAAALRGLADKGIAVKVVTGDNELVAARVCADVGIEVGHVVAGAELDGLDEVALRALAARTTVFAKVNPVQKARIVRALQAEGHTVGFLGDGINDAAALRDADVGISVDTAVDIAKESADIILLEKDLTVLEQGVVQGRTTFGNTIKYIKMTASSNFGNVFSVLVASAFIPFQPMLAIMLLVQNLVYDIAQLATPWDRMDEEYLRKPRNWDAKGIFRFMVTIGPISSIFDIAMFLIMWNVFAADNEAAQSLFQSGWFVEGLLSQTLVVHMIRTRKIPFLQSRASWPVMVMTVLAVLTGLWLPFSPLAPSLGFVALPASYFPWLIVVLLAYCTLTQLVKTWYIRTFKTWL